The following coding sequences lie in one Gemmatimonadota bacterium genomic window:
- a CDS encoding secondary thiamine-phosphate synthase enzyme YjbQ — protein sequence MQWIQKQITLSPRSRGFHLVTNEITNQVPELADINVGIAHVFICHTSASLTINENAAPDVRGDFERHMNVLVPENQPHYRHDEEGPDDMPAHIKASMMGNSVSIPITAGRLNLGIWQGIYLCEHRERGGARRLVVTIFGNPA from the coding sequence ATGCAGTGGATTCAGAAGCAGATCACCCTTTCTCCCAGGTCCCGGGGCTTCCACCTGGTGACGAATGAAATCACGAACCAGGTCCCCGAACTTGCGGATATCAATGTCGGCATCGCCCATGTCTTCATCTGCCATACCTCCGCTTCCCTCACGATCAATGAGAACGCGGCACCGGACGTCCGAGGCGACTTCGAGCGCCACATGAACGTCCTCGTTCCCGAGAACCAGCCGCATTACCGGCATGACGAGGAGGGACCGGACGACATGCCGGCGCACATCAAGGCGTCGATGATGGGCAACAGCGTGTCCATACCCATCACCGCCGGCCGGCTCAACCTGGGGATCTGGCAAGGCATCTATCTCTGCGAACACCGGGAACGCGGCGGCGCGCGGCGGCTGGTGGTCACCATCTTCGGCAATCCAGCCTGA
- a CDS encoding S9 family peptidase, which produces MTTGQAADRIPVAYGYWKSAITAKTMGARTPLYDVQWIGDGTGLVWLEQRSDTGVLVCRRGNEAPYDLTDGHPVRGGVGYGGGDFTVTDDFVVFAEKDGRLYRQSLSPGPARSITPAFGAAASPAVSRAGKWVIYVHTCESVDVIALVDSEGSGWPVNLVRGAGFYMQPAWHPDDERIAWIEWDQPQMPWDGTRLKTGRIDTDRRALADEQLIEGDADTPVFQPAFSPDGRWLSYIVTDGEWDSLVVLELDTGKRRVLAEGTTLADPAWVQGVRIYGWGPESDTLFYRGNERGFASLWKVSLASARKLKLETPQYTWMMQIAVSPSRHTVACIASSSTVPERVVTLDEDTHTVHRRSQSEMIPKADLSSPESITWTNPGGGEVHGLYYPPVSSRFTGTGKPPVIVSIHGGPTGQHRSDYSAEIPFFTNRGYACLYVNYRGSTGYGRAYMTALREHWGEYDTEDAVSGAHALVERDLADPDRIVIKGGSAGGFTVLNALIHHPGVFRAGLCLYGVTNLFGLATDTHKFEAKYLDLMVGTLPEHSARYQAWSPLFHADRIRDPVAIFQGSEDKVVPQDQAESIVEVLRRNKVPHIYRLYEGEGHGWRKVETIVAFYDDVDRFLRRYVL; this is translated from the coding sequence GTGACGACCGGTCAGGCGGCGGACCGCATACCCGTGGCGTATGGTTACTGGAAGAGCGCTATTACGGCGAAGACCATGGGTGCCAGAACGCCGCTCTATGATGTGCAGTGGATCGGCGACGGCACTGGCCTGGTCTGGCTGGAACAGCGTTCGGATACCGGGGTGCTCGTCTGCCGCAGGGGTAACGAGGCGCCATACGACCTGACGGACGGCCATCCGGTCCGTGGCGGCGTCGGATACGGCGGCGGTGATTTCACCGTAACCGACGACTTCGTCGTATTCGCCGAAAAGGACGGCAGGCTGTACCGACAGTCCCTGTCCCCGGGACCGGCCAGGTCGATCACGCCGGCCTTCGGCGCGGCCGCGTCTCCGGCCGTGTCGCGGGCCGGAAAGTGGGTGATCTACGTCCATACATGCGAATCCGTGGATGTCATCGCGCTGGTAGACAGCGAAGGCAGCGGCTGGCCCGTCAACCTGGTCCGCGGCGCCGGTTTCTACATGCAGCCGGCCTGGCACCCGGACGACGAACGGATCGCGTGGATCGAATGGGACCAGCCGCAGATGCCCTGGGACGGCACGCGACTGAAGACCGGCCGGATCGATACCGATCGCCGTGCCCTGGCAGACGAACAACTGATCGAAGGAGACGCGGATACGCCGGTATTTCAACCCGCCTTTTCCCCCGACGGCAGGTGGCTGTCCTATATCGTAACGGATGGGGAGTGGGACAGCCTGGTCGTTCTGGAACTTGACACGGGGAAGCGGCGCGTCCTGGCCGAGGGAACCACCCTGGCCGATCCCGCCTGGGTGCAGGGCGTGCGGATTTACGGGTGGGGGCCGGAAAGCGATACCCTGTTCTACCGCGGTAACGAACGCGGTTTTGCATCGTTGTGGAAAGTCTCCCTGGCATCCGCCCGGAAGTTGAAACTGGAAACGCCCCAGTACACCTGGATGATGCAGATCGCCGTCTCGCCATCCCGGCATACCGTGGCGTGTATAGCGTCTTCGTCTACCGTACCCGAGCGCGTGGTCACGCTGGATGAAGACACTCATACCGTGCATCGCCGCAGCCAGTCGGAGATGATCCCCAAAGCGGACCTGTCCAGTCCCGAATCAATCACCTGGACGAACCCGGGTGGGGGAGAAGTTCACGGGCTCTACTATCCACCCGTCAGCAGCCGGTTCACCGGCACGGGCAAACCGCCGGTCATCGTCAGCATCCACGGCGGGCCGACCGGGCAGCACAGATCGGACTATTCCGCCGAGATCCCCTTCTTCACCAACCGGGGTTATGCCTGCCTGTACGTGAATTACCGGGGAAGTACGGGTTATGGACGCGCTTACATGACCGCGCTGCGTGAACACTGGGGCGAGTATGACACGGAAGATGCCGTCAGCGGCGCCCATGCCCTCGTCGAACGGGATCTCGCCGATCCGGACCGCATCGTCATAAAAGGCGGCAGCGCGGGAGGATTTACCGTGCTTAACGCCCTCATCCATCATCCCGGAGTGTTTCGCGCCGGCCTGTGCCTCTATGGCGTGACGAATCTCTTCGGCCTGGCCACCGACACCCACAAGTTCGAGGCGAAGTACCTGGACCTGATGGTCGGGACCTTGCCCGAACACAGTGCCCGGTACCAGGCCTGGTCGCCGCTCTTCCACGCGGACCGGATCCGCGACCCGGTCGCCATTTTCCAGGGCAGCGAGGACAAGGTGGTACCGCAGGACCAGGCCGAGTCCATCGTCGAGGTCCTCAGGCGGAACAAGGTGCCCCACATCTACCGGTTGTACGAAGGGGAGGGCCACGGTTGGCGCAAAGTGGAGACGATTGTCGCCTTCTACGACGACGTAGACCGATTCCTGAGGCGGTACGTACTCTGA